In bacterium, the following are encoded in one genomic region:
- a CDS encoding integration host factor subunit alpha gives MTGRTVTRAQLAEAVYQEVGLSRSESAGLVDAILEEIAHSLVMNGTVKISSFGTFAVREKGERVGRNPKTGEEVPILPRRVLVFRASQVLKS, from the coding sequence ATGACGGGCAGAACGGTGACTCGCGCCCAGCTCGCCGAGGCGGTCTATCAGGAGGTCGGGCTGTCGCGCAGCGAATCCGCCGGCCTGGTGGATGCGATCCTCGAGGAGATCGCGCATTCGCTGGTGATGAATGGCACGGTCAAGATCTCGTCGTTCGGCACCTTCGCCGTGCGCGAGAAGGGCGAGCGGGTCGGCCGCAACCCCAAGACCGGCGAGGAGGTGCCGATCCTGCCCCGCCGCGTGCTCGTGTTCCGCGCCTCCCAGGTGTTGAAGAGCC